A single window of Theropithecus gelada isolate Dixy chromosome 9, Tgel_1.0, whole genome shotgun sequence DNA harbors:
- the NPM3 gene encoding nucleoplasmin-3 has product MAAGTAAALAFLSQESRTRAGGVGGLRVPAPVTMDSFFFGCELSGHTRSFTFKVEEEDDAEHVLALTMLCLTEGAKDECNVVEVVARNHDHQEIAVPVANLKLSCQPMLSLDDFQLQPPVTFRLKSGSGPVRITGRHQIVTMSNDVSEEESEEEEEDSDEEEAELCPILPAKKQGGRP; this is encoded by the exons ATGGCCGCCGGCACTGCAGCTGCCTTGGCGTTTTTGAGTCAGGAGAGCCGAACGCGGGCCGGGGGTGTCGGGGGCCTGCGGGTCCCAGCCCCAGTCACTATGGACAGTTTTTTCTTCG GCTGTGAGCTCTCCGGCCACACCCGCTCCTTCACCTTTAAGGTAGAGGAAGAGGATGATGCGGAGCACGTGCTGGCACTAACCATG CTCTGCCTCACCGAGGGAGCCAAAGACGAGTGTAATGTGGTAGAAGTTGTGGCCCGGAACCATGACCATCAGGAGATCGCAGTCCCGGTGGCCAACCTCAAGCTGTCCTGCCAACCCATG ctcagtctGGACGACTTCCAGCTCCAACCACCTGTAACCTTCCGCCTGAAGTCGGGCTCTGGCCCTGTGCGGATCACTGGGCGGCACCAGATTG TTACGATGAGCAATGATGTTTCTGAGGAGGAGAgcgaggaagaagaagaagacagtgACGAGGAAGAAGCTGAGCTGTGCCCCATCCTTCCTGCCAAAAAGCAGGGGGGCAGGCCCTAG